A stretch of DNA from Serinibacter arcticus:
ATCCGCGTCAACGGCATCAACCCCGACGGCGTGGTCCGCGGCTCGGGGATCTTCGCCGGCGGCTGGGGTGCCAAGCGCGCCGCGGTCTACGGCGTCAGCGAGGACGACCTCGGTGCGTACTACGCCCAGCGCACGCTCCTGAAGAAGGAGGTGCTGCCGGAGCACGTCGCGGCCGCCGTCGTCGCCCTCACGGGGCCCGACCTGGTCCAGACGACGGGGCTGCACGTGCCCGTCGACTCCGGGGTGGCCGCCGCCTTCCTGCGGTGAGCCGGACGGGACAGGTGCGCGCGTGACCACCCCCACCACCGGCCGGGAGGCCGGTCGCGACGACGGGCGTCCGCCGTCGTTCGCCGCCGTCGACCTCGGGGCGACCTCCGGGCGGGTGATCGTCGGCTCGGTGGTCGGCGAGCCCGGTGCGGAGCGGATCGACCTGGTCGAGGTCGCACGGTTTCCCAACGAGCCGGTTCGGCACGGCGACCGGCTCGTCTGGGACCTGCCCGCGCTGTGGGACGGAGTGGTCCACGGGCTGGCGGAGGCCGCCGCACGGTTCGGCCCGCTGGCCGGGATCGGGGTCGACTCCTGGGCCGTGGACTACGCCCTGGTGGACGACTCCGGCGCGGTGCTCTCCCCGCCCGTGCACTACCGCGACCCGCGCACCGAGGGGATGGCCGACCGTGCCGACGCGCTGGTGCCTCCCGAGCGGCGGTACGCCGTCACCGGGCTGCAGCGCCAGCCGTTCACGACCGCCCACCAGCTGCTCGCGGAGGACGGCGATCTGCTCGAGGCCGCCCACCGGCTGCTGCTCGTGCCCGATCTGCTGGGCGCGCGGCTGACGGGCCAGGTGCGGGCCGAGATCACGAACGCCTCCACGACGGGGCTGCTCGACGCTCGACGGCGCACCTGGTCGGCCGAGCTGGTTGACGGCCTCGGCCTCCCGCGGCGGCTGCTGCCCGACCTGATCGAGCCCGGGGAGCGGCTCGGGCGGGTGCGGGCCGAGCACGGCGTGCTCGCCGGGACACCGGTGTGGACGGTCGGGTCGCACGACACGGCCTCCGCCGTCGTCGCCGTACCGCTCGGCGCTGGAGCGTCGGTGGGCGACGGCGTGGCGGCGTACGTCTCGTGCGGCACCTGGTCGCTCGTCGGCCTCGAGCTCGGCGAGCCCGTCCTGACCGAGGCCTCGCGCGAGGCCAACCTGACGAACGAGGCCGGGGTCGACGGGACCGTCCGCTACCTCGCGAACGTCATGGGGCTGTGGGTGCTGAGCGAGACGCTTCGGACGTGGGCCGCGCGGGGCACGGAGGTCGCGCTCGCCGATGCGCTCGCGGCCGCGCGCGAGGTTCCGTTGCGACGCACGCTGATCGACATCGACGACGCCTCGCTGCTGCCGCCCGGCGACATGCCCGCGCGCCTCACGCAGCTCGCACGTGCCGCCGGCCAGCCGGTGCCGGAGAGCGTGGGCGAGGTCGTCCGCTGCATCCTCGACTCGCTCGCCCTGGCCTACCGCCGCAGCGTGCGGACGGCGGCGCGGCTGGCCGGGGTGGAGGTCACCGTCGTCCACATCGTCGGAGGCGGGGTGCACAACTCCGACCTGTGCCACCTGACGGCCGACGCGACCGGACTACCGGTCGTGGCCGGTCCGGCGGAGGGCGCCGCGCTCGGCAACGTCCTCGTGCAGGCCCGCGCGGCGGGGGTGCTCGCGGGGGACTGGACGCGCTGCGACGCGTCGTCGCGGCGTCCTGCGAGCTGACGGTGCACGAGCCCGACGTCGCTGAGGCCGCGGCCTGGGACGCCGTGGATCCGGTCGGCTGACCCACGCTGTCGGACCGGTCGGCTGACCCACGCGGTCGGACCGGTCGGCTGACCCACGCGGTCGGACCGGTCGGCTGACCGGACGCGGGACGCGCTCCCGGGTCCGTGGCCGGGCGGGGCGCGGCACTCGCTCCCGCCCGCCCCGCCCCCCGACCTCCTGGCTAGGGCAGCCGCACGTGCCGCGGTCCGAGCTCCCCGACGGAGCTCACCCCGAGCAGCTTCATCGTGCGCCGGATCTCGCCCTCGAGGATGTCGACGGCGCGTTCCACGCCGCGCTCGCCGCCGGCCATAAGGCCGTAGAGGTAGGCACGGCCCACCATCGTCGCGTGCGCTCCGAGCGCGAGGGCAGCGACGACGTCGCCGCCCGAGGTGATGCCGGTGTCGACCCACACCTCCGTGGCGTCGCCGATCGCCTCGCGGACGTCGGGGACGAGGCGGAGCGGCACCGGTGCGCGGTCGAGCTGGCGACCGCCGTGGTTGGACAGCACGACGGCGTCGGCGCCCGCCGCGCTGACGCGGCGCGCGTCGTCGAGGGTCTGGATCCCCTTGATGACGAGCGGGCCGTCCCAGCTCGCGCGCAGCCACTCGAGGTCGGCCATCGTCATGGTGGGGTCGAACAGCGAGTCGAGCAGCTCTCCGACGGTCCCGTCCCACTGGTCCAGGGAGGCGAACTCCAGCGACGGCGTCGTCACGAGGTCGATCCACCAGGTCGGGTGCATCGCACCGTCGAGGATCGTCCTGACCGACAGCTGCGGTGGGATCGAGAAGCCGTTGCGGCTGTCGCGGAGCCGGGCGCCCGCGACGGGCACGTCGACGGTCAGCTGCAGCGCCTCGTAGCCCGCGGCCTTCGCCCGCGCCATCAGGTCCTCGGCGCGCGAGCGGTCGCGCCACACGTAGAGCTGGAACCACTTGCGGGCCTTCGGGCCGGCGGCGGCGACGTCCTCGATCGAGGTGGTCCCCATCGTCGACAGCGCGTACGGCACGCCGCGGCGCTCCGCCACGCGGACGACGGCGGACTCGCCCTCGGTGTGCATCATCCGGGTGAATCCGGTCGGCGCGAACGAGAAGGGGAGGGCGGCCGGGCGTCCGAGCATCGAGGTCGTCGTGTCGACGGCCGAGACGTCCTGCAGGATCGACGGCTGGAACTCGAGGCCGCGGAAGGTGTTCCGCGCCCGGCGCAGGGAGATCTCGGACTCGGCGGCGCCGTCGGTGTAGTCGAACACCGAGCGCGGGGTGCGACGGGCCGCGAGCGTGCGGAGGTCGGCGATCGTGAGCGCCTTCGCCAGCCGACGGCGCGTGCCGTCGGGGTCGAACGGGCGCAGTCGGATGAGCTGGGCGAGCTCGACGACGTCGGGGATCTGACGCTGGACCACGGCTTGCCTCCTGGGGCTGAGTGTCGGAGTCACCCTAACGTTAGAACGTTTCAATCTCGACGGGTCGGCGGTCCCAGGATCGACGAGGCGATCGTCGCGTGGGCCGACTCCTCGTCGCTCGGGTGGAAGATCCCGGCCAGCACGTCGCGGTAGAGCCGGTTGATCTCGTTGCCCGTGCTGTAGCCGGCGCCGCCGCTGACGCGCAGCACCAGGTCGACGACGGCGCGCGCGTCCTCGATCGCCCGCACCTTGAGCCCGACGAGCTGCGCGAACCAGCGGGCGCCGTGGTCGGCGCGCTCGTCGACGTCGCGGGCGAGCGCGAGCACCTGCAGGCGGGCACCGTCGTGCCGCATCGCCGCCTCGGCCACCTTCCAGCGGATGTCGGGGTCGTCGGCGTACGGGGCGCCGTCGTTCTTCCGCGAGCGACGGCGGTGGGCCGCCTCGGCACCGAGCTCGACGGCGCGGCCCGCCAGGCCGGTGTAGACGGCCGCGAGCAGCACCTCGAAGGTCGCGAACAGCGCGAACATGAACGGGTCGGCGTTCGGGCCGGGCGGGAACGACCGATAGGTGCGGGTGACGGGGGAGTGCGCGCCGTCGAGCACGGTGCTGGCCGACTGCGTCGCACGCATGCCGAGGGTGTCCCAGTCGTCCCGCGTGCTGGTGCCGGCGCGCTCGACGACACCGTGCACGAGGCGGGGGTCGTCCGGGTCGGAGTCGTCGCGACCGAACGTCGCCAGGCGCGTCCACACGGGCGACAGCGAGGTGAAGATCTTCGTGCCGTGGAAGCGGTAGCCGCCCTCGCCGTCGGGCACGGCGCGCGTCACCGAGTCGAACATGACGAGGTCGTTGCCGGCCTCGGAGTTGCCGAACGCGTAGATCTCGTCGGCCGCGGCGTCGCGCAGCACGAACTCCACCGACTCGTCGCCGTCGGCGACCAGGCGCGCGGCGAGGCCGGTGACGACGAGGTGCATGTTGACGGCGAGCGCGGTCGCCGGGGCGGCGGCCGCCAGGCGGGTCTGCTCGCGCGCGACCTCCTCCAGGCTCAGCCCGGACCCGCCGAGCCGCTCGGGCACGAAGGCGCGCAGGTAGCCCAGCTCGACCAGGTCGGCGAGGTCCGCGTGCGGGAACGTGTTCTCGGCGTCGTGGGTCGCGGCGCGGCCGTGGATGCGCTCGAGGACCTCGTCGGTGAGGAGGGTGCGTGCCGTCATGACCTCAGCCTGCCACCAGGGTCCGACAACGAGCCCCGGCGGATCGGAGGGGCGGCGACAGGGTCCGCAGACGTCCGTGGCCGGCCTGCAGGGGGACTGCGGCCGGCCACGCTCGTGCCCGCGACGTTGAGGACGCGAACAACGTAGCCCACGCTCCGTGACGCACCTCACCTGGGAACGTTCACGCGGGCTTTCGATATCGGTTCGTTACCCGCCCGTGCGACCGTCGCCCGGTCGGTGTCCGATCGGGGGTCCGAGTGGCTCCGTCCCGGGTCCGAGTCGGTCCGGGGAGGTCCGGGTCGGTCCGTCGCTGCCTGACCGTGCCCGGGTCCGCGTGCGGCACCGGTGGCCGGGAGGCGGCGCCGTCGGGAAGGACGAGCGACCGCGCCCGGGAACGACGAACGGCGGCCGCCCACCGGGCGGCCGCCGTCGCAGGCGTGCGGACTACTCGACGTCGTCGTCGACCCAGTCGAGGGTCTTGGTGACGGCCTTCTTCCAGTTGCGCATCAGGCGGCCGCGCTCGGACTCCTCCATGGAGGGGGTCCAGCGCTTGTCCTCGGCCCAGTTGTCGATGACGTCCTGCTCGCCCTGCCAGAACCCGACGGCGATGCCGGCCGCGTAGGCGGCGCCGAGCGCCGTCGTCTCGGCGACCTTCGGGCGGACGACGTCGACGCCGAGCAGGTCGGCCTGGAACTGCATGAGGACGTCGTTGGCGACCATGCCGCCGTCGACCTTGAGCTCGGTGAGGTTGACGCCGGAGTCGGCGTTCATGGCCTCGAGCACCTCGGCCGTCTGGAAGGCCGTGGCCTCCAGCGCGGCGCGGGCGATGTGGCCGATGTTGACGTAGCGGGTGAGGCCGACCAGGGCGCCGCGGGCGTCGCTGCGCCAGTGCGGGGCGAACAGACCCGAGAACGCGGGCACGAAGTACGCGCCGCCGTTGTCGTCGACCGTCGCCGCGAGCTTCTCGATCTCGGGGGCGGAGGAGATGACCTTGAGGTTGTCGCGCAGCCACTGCACGAGCGAGCCGGAGACGGCGATCGAACCCTCGAGGGCGTACACGGCCGGCTGCTCGCCGATCTTGTAGCAGACGGTGGTGAGCAGGCCGTTCTCGCTCGGGACGATCTCCGTGCCGGTGTTGATCAGCATGAAGTTGCCGGTGCCGTAGGTGTTCTTGGCCATGCCGACCTCGAAGCAGGCCTGGCCGAAGGTGGCCGCCTGCTGGTCG
This window harbors:
- a CDS encoding rhamnulokinase, translated to MTTPTTGREAGRDDGRPPSFAAVDLGATSGRVIVGSVVGEPGAERIDLVEVARFPNEPVRHGDRLVWDLPALWDGVVHGLAEAAARFGPLAGIGVDSWAVDYALVDDSGAVLSPPVHYRDPRTEGMADRADALVPPERRYAVTGLQRQPFTTAHQLLAEDGDLLEAAHRLLLVPDLLGARLTGQVRAEITNASTTGLLDARRRTWSAELVDGLGLPRRLLPDLIEPGERLGRVRAEHGVLAGTPVWTVGSHDTASAVVAVPLGAGASVGDGVAAYVSCGTWSLVGLELGEPVLTEASREANLTNEAGVDGTVRYLANVMGLWVLSETLRTWAARGTEVALADALAAAREVPLRRTLIDIDDASLLPPGDMPARLTQLARAAGQPVPESVGEVVRCILDSLALAYRRSVRTAARLAGVEVTVVHIVGGGVHNSDLCHLTADATGLPVVAGPAEGAALGNVLVQARAAGVLAGDWTRCDASSRRPAS
- a CDS encoding alpha-hydroxy acid oxidase, with amino-acid sequence MVQRQIPDVVELAQLIRLRPFDPDGTRRRLAKALTIADLRTLAARRTPRSVFDYTDGAAESEISLRRARNTFRGLEFQPSILQDVSAVDTTTSMLGRPAALPFSFAPTGFTRMMHTEGESAVVRVAERRGVPYALSTMGTTSIEDVAAAGPKARKWFQLYVWRDRSRAEDLMARAKAAGYEALQLTVDVPVAGARLRDSRNGFSIPPQLSVRTILDGAMHPTWWIDLVTTPSLEFASLDQWDGTVGELLDSLFDPTMTMADLEWLRASWDGPLVIKGIQTLDDARRVSAAGADAVVLSNHGGRQLDRAPVPLRLVPDVREAIGDATEVWVDTGITSGGDVVAALALGAHATMVGRAYLYGLMAGGERGVERAVDILEGEIRRTMKLLGVSSVGELGPRHVRLP
- a CDS encoding acyl-CoA dehydrogenase family protein → MTARTLLTDEVLERIHGRAATHDAENTFPHADLADLVELGYLRAFVPERLGGSGLSLEEVAREQTRLAAAAPATALAVNMHLVVTGLAARLVADGDESVEFVLRDAAADEIYAFGNSEAGNDLVMFDSVTRAVPDGEGGYRFHGTKIFTSLSPVWTRLATFGRDDSDPDDPRLVHGVVERAGTSTRDDWDTLGMRATQSASTVLDGAHSPVTRTYRSFPPGPNADPFMFALFATFEVLLAAVYTGLAGRAVELGAEAAHRRRSRKNDGAPYADDPDIRWKVAEAAMRHDGARLQVLALARDVDERADHGARWFAQLVGLKVRAIEDARAVVDLVLRVSGGAGYSTGNEINRLYRDVLAGIFHPSDEESAHATIASSILGPPTRRD
- the glpK gene encoding glycerol kinase GlpK, yielding MADYVLAIDQGTTSSRAIIFDKSGSIVATGQKEHEQIFPKAGWVEHDPAEIWTNVRDVVGQALGRASVQAKNIAAIGITNQRETAVVWDKNTGEAVYNAIVWQDTRTQKICDRLAGDVGADRYKAKVGLPLATYFAGPKIAWILENVEGAREKAEAGDLLAGTIDTWVLWNMTGGPDGGVHVTDVTNASRTLLMNLDTLSWNEEIASDMGIPLSMLPEIRSSSEVYGNDREGGLLAGVPIAGILGDQQAATFGQACFEVGMAKNTYGTGNFMLINTGTEIVPSENGLLTTVCYKIGEQPAVYALEGSIAVSGSLVQWLRDNLKVISSAPEIEKLAATVDDNGGAYFVPAFSGLFAPHWRSDARGALVGLTRYVNIGHIARAALEATAFQTAEVLEAMNADSGVNLTELKVDGGMVANDVLMQFQADLLGVDVVRPKVAETTALGAAYAAGIAVGFWQGEQDVIDNWAEDKRWTPSMEESERGRLMRNWKKAVTKTLDWVDDDVE